In Strigops habroptila isolate Jane chromosome 6, bStrHab1.2.pri, whole genome shotgun sequence, a single genomic region encodes these proteins:
- the LOC115609650 gene encoding uncharacterized protein LOC115609650, with translation MKPRSPISGMAHCCGRRRVFLLPSRRGHLRHNPPGPAAAPQPPQLRLLPGTKDTMVPWGPSWCLLVGLCTLVPSATTQWGPEEDVTASIGLEELGYHLSQDGDPLQDPQRCGITFHTPSPCSPRGPPAFAFRNELDHLKNLLQDTKASLKDVERAAMLEENQTRYQDIITEALPAIHEANLEFQESLDNVRKELEAHVAEAGHPRTAEKKEKLRKGVRVVAHMLRLTGRLAQTLDDASQRLDAELSQRLQSSAAQATVTEP, from the exons atgAAGCCCCGTTCCCCGATTTCTGGCATGGCTCATTGCTGCGGCAGGCGAAGGGTTTTCCTCCTCCCATCACGGCGGGGGCATCTCCGGCACAACCCTCCGGGGCCGGCAGCAGCGCCGCAGCCCCCCCAGCTCCGGCTTCTCCCTGGCACAAAG GACACCATGGTCCCATGGGGACCCAGCTGGTGCCTGCTAGTGGGGCTCTGCACCCTCGTCCCCTCCGCCACCACACAGTGGGGACCAGAAGAGGACGTGACCGCCAGCATTGGGCTGGAGGAGTTGGGGTACCACCTCTCCCAGGATGGGGACCCCCTCCAGGACCCCCAGCGCTGCGGCATCACCTTCCACACCCCCAGCCCTTGCAGCCCCCGTGGGCCACCAGCCTTTGCCTTTCGCAATGAGCTGGATCATCTCAAGAACCTCTTGCAGGACACCAAGGCCAGCCTGAAGGATGTGGAGAGGGCAGCCATGCTGGAGGAGAATCAGACCCGCTACCAGGACATCATCACCGAGGCGCTGCCTGCCATCCATGAGGCCAACCTGGAATTCCAGGAAAGCCTGGATAATGTCCGCAAGGAGCTGGAGGCTCATGTGGCCGAGGCTGGTCACCCACGGACGGCTGAGAAGAAGGAGAA GCTGCGGAAGGGTGTCCGTGTGGTGGCACACATGCTGCGTCTCACCGGGCGCCTGGCCCAGACCCTCGATGATGCCTCGCAACGCCTCGACGCTGAGCTGAGCCAGCGCCTGCAGAGCTCGGCTGCCCAAGCCACCGTCACCGAGCCCTAG